DNA sequence from the Syntrophus gentianae genome:
TAATGCCCATAAGATCAATCTGTCGATGAAGGGGGAATCGATGAGGAAAAAATATGCCGGCTTGACCTGAAGAATCTTCTATGTAAAAGAGCTGAAAATCCAGCGTCGCTACGCTCCGACCAGGGGTGGCGGATTCAACCGGAACACCATGGCGCTTTGAATCGGAACAGGGTGGCGGATTCCTCCGGAATCAAGTGGCGAAATCAGCGGAATAGGCAATTGATAGAAGAGAGCTTGCTCTCGCCCGTTTTTTCTTCCGATAACATGCGGGCACAGTTCACGGATATGCCCATTGTACTCGGCTACAACTTGTTGTTTTTTCAACAACGCTTCTCGTACTCTGCCATAGTTGATAGTACTCATTTCCTATCCTCCATAAAGAATTGTTGATGTTTCCTTTCTGGTTCTTCCGAGAACTCAATACAGATGTTTGTTTGGTCATACAAAACTTGCTCGAAGTCCTTGCATCCTTAAATTTTTTCCACTTCGCATCTAAGTTTATCAATATCGTTCCAATCAATAGCACCATGGGGAAGAGGTTTTGTAAAATCAATAAGGGCACCCAGAAGGTCCCGTATTATTTTGACGGCGTCAGCGTCCGTCTTAAGACAGTTTAATGCGTTATATGGCTTGTTGGTTACTGCTTCCTTTGACAAATAAGCTGCCTCAAAATTTGGAATAGATGCCACCAAACGCTTAGCTGCACTGCCTTTGAAAGACTCTAGTTGAATGGATTTGTTGTGTGCCCATGCGGGGTTATGAAATTCTTTATCCTTACTAACGTATGTAGGCTTATCGCTATCATGAAGGACAGCATATGGTGCACCAAACTGATTTAAGATTTTACACAGCGAAACAATCGTTGCTTTTCCTCTGGCGCGGACTATATGGACATCATCATATTCTTGAGGAGTCTGTCCGATAATGTATTTGAATGCTGCGTATTCTGTATCTCCTTCGACAACAATGGTTTTACCGCCAAAAAAGAATTCAGCGACATAAGGATCACAGAGATTGAGGAGTTTTAATTGTTCTCTATCATTGTCATCAAAATTCGCTTGATTTGGGCGGAAAATGGTTGTTCCAACAACTTTCCCATTGGGTTGACGTTCCACACGGACAATTGATGTGTGCTCACGTGAAAAATCAACGAAACACGGTGAATGGGTGGTAACCATTACCTGCCAGTTTCCTGTTGTATTGGGTAAGCTATATAGTAAATCACAAGCTTTCCTTACAGTGCCAGGATGCAAGCATAACTCAGGCTCGTCAAGAAGGAGCACATGAGGACGCTGCACGGTATCAGGTTTCTTCTTCGGTCCGGAATCCGCCAACAGCTTAATTGCCGTCCAGAGTAGTGTCCTTCTTGCACCACTGCCCTGCCGTCCAATGGTGCTAAGGTAGCCATTCTCCGGTCCCATTAATAATTGGGGATTGGACTTGAAGAGATTGAGAGCCTTATCAAGATCATCTTCGGGCTTCGCGTCAAAGACAACGCAGTGCCCAGGAAACAAGTGCAGATATTATCGCTTAACTCCTTTTGGATAGTATCAATTTGTTCCTTACTCTCTGCGACTATCTTTTTTTGAAGGGCTGCTATACTGGAAAGAAGAGACGCAAAGTCTGATTCACTATTTGTCTTCGAGTCAGTTTGATGAGCCTTGACTCGGTCTGTTATGGCTGTCATTAGGAGTTTTATTATTTCGCCAGCTTGAGTATCTGGAGATGCAAACGCGTCTACTCTATGGGGTTGTGGTCTTCGGGCATTTGCAACACCCGCTGCCCCCCAAGGCATTTTTTCTTTATCCTCGTCAGAGGCCCATCTAGCTTTCTCAACGTTGTAACCTCGTCTGACTGGTGCCCCGGGAGCTAACCATCGCCACAATTCTCTTACCAGCTTTTCCCCTGAAGCCGTCGTTTGTACCCACTCAGGCCCAGGACTGTTATCATACACGATAGTATGTAGTTCTATTTCAGGCAAAGCATCTGTATTTATTGTACTTGCTGGAAAATCGTCCAAGGCGAGTTGTCCGGCAGTTGAACCTTCAGACATGATGACTTCGTACGCTTTCAGAACAGAACTCTTGCCAACATTATTAGGACCGACGAGTACCACTATGTCATCAAGGTCGATTTCAACCGGTGTACTACCAATACAGCGGAAGTTCTTGATAATCATCTTGACCAGGCGTGGCCGAGGTCCGAGGGGTACGTCAAGAGTTTCCTCACCAATTTTAGCTTTCTTCACCATAGATAATACCTCCGCTTGACTATGTGAATGCGCAGTTCAGTTCATATCATGGTAATCCGCTGTGGTTCATCCACAAACATTAGGCAGCATTCCACCGGTCGCCCCGGGAATAATCCCTGGAGGATGGTCCTGTACCGGATCATCTGGGCTAGGTACTTGTCGGCCAGGTGACCGACTCGGCCCGTCTTGAAATCGATGAGGGTGATACGGTCCGGGGCGATGATGAGCCGGTCGACGATGCCGAAGGCGCGGGTGTCGGAAAGGTGTTGCTCGGTGAGCACTTTTCCTGGCCGGAAGAGGATCTCACGTACCTTTTCGTTGTCCAGGAACCTCTCGACGGCGGTGTGCTCCTCTCCTGTGAGGATGCCCGGGAGGATCGTCCTGCCGTCTCCGGTGAGCCGGGCGAGGGCCTCGTGGATACGAATCCCGCGCTCGATCCCCACCTCGATGTCTGCGGAACGGAGGGTCGGGTCCATTTCTTCATCGTCTATGGGTGGGGGGACTCCGGTCAGATCGGGCGCAGCCAGTTCCTCGTAATCCGCAGGCCGTGGCCTCTCGGGGCCATAGTCATGTCGCCAGCCGAATGCCGTCCGTTCGGCGTTAGAGATGTCCTCCTGGGCTGTCTGCAACATCAACTCACTGAAGCCTTTCAGCGCGCCTTCGCCATTGGCCCGGAGGATGATCGTCAGGCTCTGGGCCGCGCGGCTCGCGGCGACATAGAGAAGGTTGGCCGTTTCCTCGGCCTTCTCTTCCCTTGCTGCATCTACAGCCTCGGCAATGGCCGTCGCTCCCAGAATGGGGCCGGTTGCAAGAAAGGCCAGTTCGTTCTTACTCAGGCTAAGCGGACAGCCGTCATCGGGGTGAGGAATCTCGGGCGCCCGGTCGCGTTCCTCCTTCCAGAAGAGGAAGACGTGGGGAAATTCAAGGCCCTTGGTACCGTGAATCGTCGCCAGTTTCACCCGGTCGGCATGCTCCCCCTCGGGCACTGTGATGAGGTGCGACATCGTGAGCAGATAGCGCAGAAAAGCAGGTGCATCGATGGCGTCGGGCCGATCGAAGTAGCGTTCCGCCTCATCCCAAAGCGTCTCGATAAGGACACGCGGGAAATGGGGCGTCAGTTCGCGCAGGGCCGAGGCAAAGCTAGCGAAGCGATGAGGCTGAGTCGCGTTGCCAATCGTGCCGGAAAGCCCGGTAATGGCCGTTTTCAGTACCTCGTTATAGCCCAGGGAGGCAAGAGCCCGGGGGATGAATTGACCGTCGTGGCCAGTGAAGAGGGCGATGAGGGACAGGTAAAGCGCCGTTCCCTCCCGGAGCGACAGAAGTTCCCGGCCACGAATTCCCGAAGTGGGTATGCCGACATTCGCTAGCATCTTCGCGGCCTTGTCCATGTGTATGTTGGTGCGGCAGAGGACCGACATATCGCCCCAGGGGCACCCGCACTCTTCCTTCTTCTGAATCATGGTCGCCACGAGCCGTTCATAGGCCGGATCGTCTTCTGCCTTGCAGACGGCCGTAATGACGGCTACCTCGGAGAGACCACCATAAGGATGCTTCGGCGTTTTCGGCGACGCTTGCAGATTAACTTTGTCAGTACCGTCAAAGAGTGCGGCGACCAGATTGTTGAAGAACTCGATGAGGAGCGGCGTTGAGCGGTAATTGTGGGGCAGTGTCTCCTTGGCAATCTGCCCGCTCGCGATGGCGGGGGCGATGCTGTCCCGGAGCCGATCGGGCGCTGCATCCCGCCATTGGTAGATCGACTGTTTCCAGTCTCCCACGAGAAAGATAGACCGTTCTCCCTCGGCATTCTCTCCCACTGAGCCGAGAATATCTTCGATCAGCGGTCGGAGCAGGTCGTACTGGATCTGCGAGGTGTCCTGGAACTCGTCAAGGAGCAGATGGGCCGTCCTGTGAAATCCCAGTTCATAGAGCCGCGCCATAAAGAAAGGCCGATCGGGGCTTCGGGACCCATCCAGGGCGATAAGCGCCTTGGGGATATCGTCGAAATAGAGCCGGCCGAGTCTCTCCTTTTGTTCAGCAACCACCGCGGAGCGTAATGCAATGAAATGCTTGAGCAGGGCACTCCGTAGGCGTTTAGTGTTGATCAGGTGCCGGGCGACGAGGCGGCGCATTGCGGGATAGAGTTCACACAGGGTGGCGTAGGCGGTCGTCCCGCGGTCGGCGGCGGCAACCCTCACCTCTGCCAGATCGGATTTCAGGAAGAGGGCGCGTTTGAGATCGACCTCGGCGAGCGGATCGAGGAGGGGGACAACAACCTGCGACCTCAGGGTGCCTTTAGTTTCCTCAGCAACGGCCTGTACCCCCTCCTGCAACGCCTCGTACTCGGCCATAAGGCTCCCCTGTTCACCCTTGAGAATGTCCAGGAGTTCCTCGGGGCAGTCCCAGGCCTCCAGAGCCTCTTTACCATTGTCCAGGGCCTCGATCAGTGACTCGAGCGGCATATGGAGTATCCTGGCCGCAATCACGATACTCTCGATGTCTGCCAGAATGCGCGGATGCTGAAAGAAGCGCTCATCGGCGAGCGCCGTAATGATGGCCTTTTCGTGATCGTCAGCTACCTGCGGCACGTAGGATTCCGTGGATAGGAAGCGGAGGAAGAGCGCGTCGATCGTCGAAAAATGGACCCGGGCAGCCCGCATGAGGAGCTGTAATTTGTCTGCGGTGCACTCCGGCCCCTTCTCTATGGCCTCAAGAATTCTCTTTTCCATTTCCGCTGCGGCGGCGCGGGTGAAGGTAGCGGCCACAACGAGTTCTGTGTCCCGCTCAATATGACGGCGGACCTCCTGGGTGAGGCGAAAGGTCTTCCCTGAACCAGCGGAGGCCGTAACGAAGAGGCTCTTTACCATGGGCGCCCTCCCGTCCGATAGAGATCGGGCCTGAGACAGAGTGCCTTGTAGGGACAGTAGGCACAGTCGGCAGAACGGAAGTTGGGCGTGAAGAGTTCCTGAGCCAGTAAGGAGTCAAGGCGCTGGGCGATTCGCTCCATCGTCTCATCGCAACGGGAGAGATCCTCCGGAGCCAGGCGGCCCTCGTAATCGCCACGATCACGCGGCCGCAGAAAGAGATGGGACACATCAAGTCGTCCGGGTGTGGCCCGTCCGTTGTAGAAGGCAAGATAGGCGTAAATGAGGAGTTGAAATCGATCATCAAAAGAATCAGGCTCTTCGACCAGTTCAGCCAGAAGCCTATTTCGGGAGGACTTCTCCTTGTACTTCAGATCGGCGATAAGTTCCCTATCTCCCTGATGCTGGAGACGATCGAGTCGTCCCCTGAGCTGGTAGCGGCCGCTGCCGAATGGCGCACCTAGTTCGAGCTCGGCGGCTGTCACGTCGTCGGAGAAGAGAAGCGGCTGCTCCGTTTCCTTCTCCCAGGCGGCAATGTCGGCCAGATGGCTCTGAACAATGGCCTTGCGAACGGCCTGGTCCGGGAGTTTCGTCTGGAGTTCCCTGTCCCGATCCCAGCATTCACCGAATCGTTCACGCCACCGCTCGACAGCCGGGTGATGCTCCTTAAGTTCGGCGAAGAAACGGTGAAGGAAATCCCCGATGAGAAGGTTGGCGCTGTCTTCGTCCTCAAAGCACGGCGGCGGGGTCAAGCCCTGCATATCTTCGAGGATGAAGCGGCACGAACAGTTGAAGAATTTCTTCAGGGAGCTGAAGGACCAGGAGTGCTGTCGCAGTCGCTCCCTCAGTTCGTCGGTGTTTTCGATGTCAAGGTTGCCTGTTGGCACGTGGAAGGGTGCCGGAACCATCCGCCGCTTCACCGCCCTCTGGTCAAATTCGGTGGCAAGAAACG
Encoded proteins:
- a CDS encoding ATP-dependent nuclease, yielding MADSGPKKKPDTVQRPHVLLLDEPELCLHPGTVRKACDLLYSLPNTTGNWQVMVTTHSPCFVDFSREHTSIVRVERQPNGKVVGTTIFRPNQANFDDNDREQLKLLNLCDPYVAEFFFGGKTIVVEGDTEYAAFKYIIGQTPQEYDDVHIVRARGKATIVSLCKILNQFGAPYAVLHDSDKPTYVSKDKEFHNPAWAHNKSIQLESFKGSAAKRLVASIPNFEAAYLSKEAVTNKPYNALNCLKTDADAVKIIRDLLGALIDFTKPLPHGAIDWNDIDKLRCEVEKI
- a CDS encoding AAA family ATPase produces the protein MVKKAKIGEETLDVPLGPRPRLVKMIIKNFRCIGSTPVEIDLDDIVVLVGPNNVGKSSVLKAYEVIMSEGSTAGQLALDDFPASTINTDALPEIELHTIVYDNSPGPEWVQTTASGEKLVRELWRWLAPGAPVRRGYNVEKARWASDEDKEKMPWGAAGVANARRPQPHRVDAFASPDTQAGEIIKLLMTAITDRVKAHQTDSKTNSESDFASLLSSIAALQKKIVAESKEQIDTIQKELSDNICTCFLGTALSLTRSPKMILIRLSISSSPIPNY
- a CDS encoding UvrD-helicase domain-containing protein; the encoded protein is MVKSLFVTASAGSGKTFRLTQEVRRHIERDTELVVAATFTRAAAAEMEKRILEAIEKGPECTADKLQLLMRAARVHFSTIDALFLRFLSTESYVPQVADDHEKAIITALADERFFQHPRILADIESIVIAARILHMPLESLIEALDNGKEALEAWDCPEELLDILKGEQGSLMAEYEALQEGVQAVAEETKGTLRSQVVVPLLDPLAEVDLKRALFLKSDLAEVRVAAADRGTTAYATLCELYPAMRRLVARHLINTKRLRSALLKHFIALRSAVVAEQKERLGRLYFDDIPKALIALDGSRSPDRPFFMARLYELGFHRTAHLLLDEFQDTSQIQYDLLRPLIEDILGSVGENAEGERSIFLVGDWKQSIYQWRDAAPDRLRDSIAPAIASGQIAKETLPHNYRSTPLLIEFFNNLVAALFDGTDKVNLQASPKTPKHPYGGLSEVAVITAVCKAEDDPAYERLVATMIQKKEECGCPWGDMSVLCRTNIHMDKAAKMLANVGIPTSGIRGRELLSLREGTALYLSLIALFTGHDGQFIPRALASLGYNEVLKTAITGLSGTIGNATQPHRFASFASALRELTPHFPRVLIETLWDEAERYFDRPDAIDAPAFLRYLLTMSHLITVPEGEHADRVKLATIHGTKGLEFPHVFLFWKEERDRAPEIPHPDDGCPLSLSKNELAFLATGPILGATAIAEAVDAAREEKAEETANLLYVAASRAAQSLTIILRANGEGALKGFSELMLQTAQEDISNAERTAFGWRHDYGPERPRPADYEELAAPDLTGVPPPIDDEEMDPTLRSADIEVGIERGIRIHEALARLTGDGRTILPGILTGEEHTAVERFLDNEKVREILFRPGKVLTEQHLSDTRAFGIVDRLIIAPDRITLIDFKTGRVGHLADKYLAQMIRYRTILQGLFPGRPVECCLMFVDEPQRITMI